From the genome of Streptomyces ficellus:
TCTCCGGCCCGTATAGGCACTTAGGCACTTAGGCACTCGTACGGACTGTCACCTTGAGGTTTCAACGAAGCCCGGCGAGCTGACACCATGGGCCCGGCCCCGAGAACAGGAGACGAGATGCCGGAGAGCGGCCCCAGCACGCCAGGACACATACCGGCCGAGCGCCCGGAGGCCGCCGCCCCGTCGCCCGGCAAGGTCCCGGCCCCGGCCCAAGCCCCCGCCGGCGGGGGCACGCCTCCGGGCACGGCCACCGGCACGACGGCCTCAAGCGGCGCGAGCACCGGCACCGGCACGACCACCGGCACCGGCACGGTCCCGGGCGCGGGCGGGGCCGCCGCGCGGCGGGCGGGCCTCCTGGTCACGCTCGTCCTCGGTGGGCTCACCGCCCTTCCGCCCCTGTCCATGGACATGTACCTGCCGGCCCTGCCCGAGGTCACCCGGGCGCTCTCCGCACCCGCCGCCACCATCCAGCTGACCCTCACGGCCTGCCTCGCCGGCATGGCGCTCGGCCAGCTCGTCGTCGGCCCGATGAGCGACAAGTGGGGCCGCCGCCGGCCCCTGCTCGTCGGCATGCTCGTCTACGTCGCCGCCACCGCGGTCTGCGCCCTCGCCCCGAGCCCCGAACTGCTCATCGCCTTCCGGCTGCTCCAGGGCCTCGCGGGCGCGGCGGGCATTGTGATCGCCCGGGCGGTGGTGCGGGATTTGTACGACGGCGTGGAGATGGCCCGGTTCTTCTCCACCCTCATGCTGATCTCCGGGGTCGCCCCGATCGTCGCCCCGCTCATCGGCGCCCAGATCCTGCGGGTCACCGACTGGCGGGGCGTCTTCTCCGCCCTCACCCTGGTCGGCGTCCTGCTCACCCTCGTCGTCTGGAAGTGGCTCGGTGAGACGCTCCCGCCCGCCCGGCGGCACGGCGGCGGGGTCGGCGAGGCGCTGCGGACGATGCGCGGACTGCTCGCCGACCGGGTGTTCTCCGGCTACATGCTCGCGGGCGGGCTCGCGTTCGCCGTCCTCTTCGCCTACATCAGCGCCAGCCCGTTCGTGGTGCAGGAGATCTACGGGGCTTCGCCCCAGACCTTCAGCCTGCTGTTCGGGATCAACTCGGTCGGGCTCGTCGCGGTCGGCCAGATCAACGGCAAACTGCTGGTGGGCCGGGTCAGCCTCGACAAGGTGCTGGGCTTCGGGCTCACGGTGATCGCCCTCGCGGCCGGTGCGCTGCTGCTGATGACGAGCGGCGTGTTCGGCGAGGTGGGGCTGGTGCCGGTCGCCGCCGGACTGTTCGTGCTGATGTCGGCCATGGGTCTCGCGATGCCCAACACCAACGCCCAGGCGCTGATGCGCACCCCGCACGCGGCCGGTTCCGCCTCGGCGCTGCTCGGGACGACCTCGTTCCTGATCGGCGCGGTCGCCTCCCCGCTCGTGGGCATCGCGGGCGAGGCGACGGCGGTTCCGATGGCCGTCGTCCAACTGGCGTGCGCGCTGGGCGCCGTCGCCTGCTTCCTGGGCCTGTGCCGCCCGTGGCAGCAGGCCCGGCAGGAACGCCGGCCGCGCCCCGCGTAACCGGCCGGGAACGTCAGCCGCGCCTGCCTGACCGGCCGGGAACGTCAGCCGCGCCTCGGGTAGCCGACCAGGTGGACGCGGTCGCGTGCGTCCGTCCACCGGAAGACGCCCACCCCGGCCACCTCCGCCACGGGCAGGCGTACGTTGGGCGCGAGCGCCTCGGGCACCCCGGTCGCCAGGTCCACCGCGACCGGGCTGCCCCCGCCGGCCAGGGCGTCCGCCGCGCCACGGGCCCCGCTCGCGCCGTACGCCACGCCCCCGTCCGTGACGGTGGCCAGCGTGAGCGGCCCGGAACCGCCGGCCTCCTCGAAGCAGCGTCCGGTCCGCGCGTCCAGGTCGAAGGCGAGGCTCCCGGCGATCACGTACCGGCCGCCCGGGGACGCCACCGCCTGCGGGTACTCACCCGGCTCGATCGCGGGTCTGCGGCACTCCGCCTTCACCAGCGGCTCGCCGGTGTCCGCGGCGTGGACCGCCCAGATGTCGTGCGTGGCCGCCCGCGCGGTGCCCTTCCGCCCCTGCCACCGGGCCAGGACGTGCCCGTCGACCAGCGACGCGGGCACCCCGCTCGCCGGGTCCGCGCCGGCGGGCGCCCGGTCGCGGCTGAACCAGCCGCCCGGCACCCAGAAGCCCCGCGCGCCGCTCACCAGCAGGCCCCTCGGCGTCACCCCGCGCACGGCGGTCAGCCGCCGGCACTCGGCGCACCCCTTGGGGTGGCCGAGGCGCTGCGGCGGGACGCCGCTCACCGCGCCGGTGTCCGGGTCGACGACCGCGCTCCTGGCCCGGCCGTCGCTGATCAGCACGCCCGGCCCGGTGCCGGTCACTGCCGGGACGTCGGCCCAGGGCACCTCCACCCGCCGCCGGGTGCCGCCGGCCGCGTCGTACACGTCGAGGGACACGAAGCTGCCGGACGTCGTCAGCGGGTCGTCGCCGGTCCTCCCGTACGACCAGGTCACGAAGAACCGCCGGTCCTCCTTGGTCAGGGTCAGGAGGCCGGGGAAGCCCTCCGGGCCGCCGAGCGGCCGCCAGGCGGGACCCGTCCAGCCCGGCCGGCCGGTCCGCGCGTCGAGCGTACGGAGGCGGTACCGGGTGGTGTCGACGCGCTCCAGGTACGCGATGGTCCCGGGCACACCCGCGACGACGTGGTCGGGGGGCAGGCCGGAGACCTCCCAGCCGCGCGAGGTGTCGTACCGGGCGGGGACGGTGAGCCGGGTGGCCGGGGCGGTCGCCTCGCGGGCGGACTGGGAGGTCCCGGCGCCCGCCCGGGGTCCGGTGCGCTCCTCGCCGGAGCCGCCGGAGCCGCCGGAGCCGCCGGAGCCGCCGGAGCCGCCGGTGCCGCAGGTGGCGAGCAGGACCAGCAGGGCGAGGACGGTCACGCCGGCGGCCAGGGCCAGGCGCACGATCCGCTGTCTCATGGTCCCCCGTCCCCGGAACAGTGGGCGGCCAGCCTACCCAACCGCGGCCCCTCGCCGAGGAGTTCGCGCGACACCGGCCGGGCGCCGGTCACGGCCGGCCGGCGGCCGCCCACGGACGGGCCCGGCCGCCCGCCTACCATGGATCGGTGAACGCCTCCCCCTCCACCTCGGACGCCCTGCGCGGCGCCCTCGCCGGGCTGCTCGACGGGCTGCCGCCGACCCAGGCGGCACAGGCCGTCGAGCGGCTCATCACCCACTACCGCGGGACGGTCCCCACCGGCGCGCCCGTGCTGCGCGACCGGTCCGACGTCGCCGCCTACGCCGCGTACCGGATGCCCGCGACGTTCGAGGCGGTGCGGGCGGCGCTGGACGCGCTGAGGGAGGCCGCCCCGGAGTGGGTGCCGGGCACGCACACCGACATCGGGGGCGGTACGGGCTCCGCGAGCTGGGCCGTCGCCGAGGCGTGGGACGGGTCGGCGCGCACCACCGTGCTGGACTGGGCCGAGCCGGCGCTGACGCTGGGCCGCGAGCTGGCGTCGGCGTCGGGGATCGGCTCCCTG
Proteins encoded in this window:
- a CDS encoding multidrug effflux MFS transporter, with translation MPESGPSTPGHIPAERPEAAAPSPGKVPAPAQAPAGGGTPPGTATGTTASSGASTGTGTTTGTGTVPGAGGAAARRAGLLVTLVLGGLTALPPLSMDMYLPALPEVTRALSAPAATIQLTLTACLAGMALGQLVVGPMSDKWGRRRPLLVGMLVYVAATAVCALAPSPELLIAFRLLQGLAGAAGIVIARAVVRDLYDGVEMARFFSTLMLISGVAPIVAPLIGAQILRVTDWRGVFSALTLVGVLLTLVVWKWLGETLPPARRHGGGVGEALRTMRGLLADRVFSGYMLAGGLAFAVLFAYISASPFVVQEIYGASPQTFSLLFGINSVGLVAVGQINGKLLVGRVSLDKVLGFGLTVIALAAGALLLMTSGVFGEVGLVPVAAGLFVLMSAMGLAMPNTNAQALMRTPHAAGSASALLGTTSFLIGAVASPLVGIAGEATAVPMAVVQLACALGAVACFLGLCRPWQQARQERRPRPA